The genomic region TGAATACTTACCGGTGTAGCCATTATTAAAATAGACTCTGAATATTGTATCGTTATTGGCTGAGCTTACAAACTCCTTCCTGACCTCAAAAGGTTTGTCACTTTCGTTCTCAATACCTCTGTTCCATGCGAACGACTGGTTACCCAGAGTTTTTAACCACCATTCACCTTCATAATAAGTAGGTGACTGGTACAGTGTATCCGGAACTATGAAACTGTCGTAATTATAGGCATAGCCATTACTGCATATTGTTTTCTCGCCCGGTTCATAATCAATAACCACACTATCGCCCAGTATATTTTTCAGTTTAACCGTGTCATTAATAGCCTTTTGAATAAACTCTTCCCTTTCAAGCATATTTTCAAAAACTCCGCGTTCAAGAAGATAAGGAATAAGCACCTTATTCTGCCATACAATGGGAATATCGTTATGATCGGTATAACCGGCATGCAGATTCTGAGCCATTGAATCAAGTGCTGCATTGTAATTGGCTTCTTTCGGAAAGACAAGAGTAGCCGTAAGATTCCTGTATTCTTCTGAAATAGGGAAGAATTCAACTTCAAACATATTTATGATATCGGCCACCGTATCGTAAATCGTATTTCCGTTCTCATCAAATCCTATAGGTGTGCTCAGTTGCTTATTCAGTATAACTGAATCCTCACTATCTATAAAGCGCTTCAATACAGGATTGGTGAGAGCGATGTACTCATACAGGTTTGGTTTGGGCAGCGCAACGGTGCCCATCCTGTAGTATTTACCGTTTTTATACAGGGGGCTTTCGAATTCAATCGGAATTTCATCGAAAAACAAATGGCCGTCATCGTTATTAAACAAGGCATATTTTTCCATGAACGTCTGAACTTTTCTTTTACCCAGGATAGCCGGAGTCTGTATGAAAAATTTCGATACATGGTAAGCGAGCACTCCGGTATTCACTGTATTGTTTTGCAAAAAAGTCGTGAATGCCTCGTTTGTAGGGGCAAACATGGTATACGTACTGTTACCCAGGAATAGCGTATCGTACTTATTGTCCTTCAGGTATTGAACAAAAGTAGAAATTGCCGGATCTTTCTGCATGGCATCCCAGACATTCACATCGCTTGTAACCGGGGGATCATTATAATGCTGATCCCAATCCTGCTTACAGGAAGCAAAAAGCGAAAAGATTACAAGGGCAAGTATTGAAACTCTGTAATTCATAGTATCCAGTATTATTTGGGTTCAAAACGAATAAAGTCGCCCGTGAAAGTTCCGGGAATTAAAGATTTCACAGTAAGGGTATGTGAATCATATTTGATGAAATTTATAGTACCTACTTCTTTAGTTCCAATCGGGTTGGTACTACTGGCATTGACTTGAGGATCACTTGAAAGATCAATGGTTCCTCCTACCTTTTTGCCGTCAATAAAAATTTCAACAACTGCATTTTCCTTATTCGGGCTGTAAAAATCAGCCTGCAGGTAAACGGTATAATTACCCTGGACGATTTTGGGCAGCTTAAAATTGAAAGTAAAGTCACCGTCAAGCTGCACACAATCTGTGCTCCATAAACCGTTTGGGTTATCTTCTTCAGAGTATTTTATGTAGTTTAATTCACTACCCGAATATGTGATCGAATTAAGCAGGGTCGAATCCTCGATGAGGTAAGTACCCGGCAGAGTCTGGTATTCGGTGAAAGTTGGCCTGTCAAAAAACTCGTAAGTTTGCAGGGCTCTTGAAGGGGGATGCTGCTTTAGAATCTGGTCGATGAAATGAATTACTCCGCTTTGGGTAATTACGTTGCTGGCATCATAGTTAATACCCACATAATTTATAAATGTGGTGTCGCCAATGCTATGGACGATCGTATCAAACATTTCCTTGCCCTTATTAATTTTTATATCAATGCCCATACCGTCAACTGAAAGAGGGATATCGGAATAGGTAGAATAGTTTGATGATACACCCTGGAAATCATCCACAAACATATTTTCTGACAGAACATGGTATGCAACCCAATTATACAGTGGATTCAAAGGGTTTGAATAATCGGTTCGGCCCGGACTTATGAGGTTCGTCAACTGTGTGAAGGAAAAAATGCCGCGTTTATAAAATATTGAATCATGTTCAAGGAAAAGTGTAAACGGCAGGGTTTCCTCATCCACTTTAGGATTAATGTTCAGGAGACCAATCAGTCCGGTTGTATCTACAGCGGTTTTAAACAATTCATATCCGTCATGGGCAGCCAACCATCCGTATGTTGTTTGTGTAATAGGGGTAAGAGCCCGGCTGACAATATGGATATAACCATTGGAGACTTCAATGTTAGGCCTAATAACGGGTGCCTGGTTATTAATTTTATAGTAGGATGAATCATCCTCAATAATAAAGCTAACGGCCAGATAATCATCAGTCAGCGTATATTCCGAAAATGCTCCGAATGGAAAATCATTTTTATCAATGCCTTTATTTACAACATGGTACCGTGAAAAGTACCAGATATAATCCTCATCATTTAAAAGGTCATTGAGCGTGGCATACTTACTGTCTTTGATAAAACTGTCAATGGCCTCATTGGTGGGAAGGAACAGGGTATAGTCGTCTCCGTTAGGATTATAGGCACTTAAAGTTTTATCAAGTCCTGATTTCTCAAGGATAGCGAGGAAGCTGGAGAAGGTATCTTTATGCTGAACGATATAGTCATAAATAGTTTGTTTCTCAACATCTTCGAAATCTATGCGAATGGTATCAGGATCGCATGACATGGCCAATCCGATGATGGCGCATAT from Bacteroidales bacterium harbors:
- a CDS encoding fasciclin domain-containing protein gives rise to the protein MNYRVSILALVIFSLFASCKQDWDQHYNDPPVTSDVNVWDAMQKDPAISTFVQYLKDNKYDTLFLGNSTYTMFAPTNEAFTTFLQNNTVNTGVLAYHVSKFFIQTPAILGKRKVQTFMEKYALFNNDDGHLFFDEIPIEFESPLYKNGKYYRMGTVALPKPNLYEYIALTNPVLKRFIDSEDSVILNKQLSTPIGFDENGNTIYDTVADIINMFEVEFFPISEEYRNLTATLVFPKEANYNAALDSMAQNLHAGYTDHNDIPIVWQNKVLIPYLLERGVFENMLEREEFIQKAINDTVKLKNILGDSVVIDYEPGEKTICSNGYAYNYDSFIVPDTLYQSPTYYEGEWWLKTLGNQSFAWNRGIENESDKPFEVRKEFVSSANNDTIFRVYFNNGYTGKYSIEFNVNNLFPRKYLAVFRTVMRVGGVFDIYVNDQLVKTFDYAAYKVFNGVINSVVPNKRYVPEALGYNRFDFWINNLQEYGKAKIRIEYKGPSTLSINGLVLDYIQFVPYD
- a CDS encoding fasciclin domain-containing protein → MKKLFYSLFISICAIIGLAMSCDPDTIRIDFEDVEKQTIYDYIVQHKDTFSSFLAILEKSGLDKTLSAYNPNGDDYTLFLPTNEAIDSFIKDSKYATLNDLLNDEDYIWYFSRYHVVNKGIDKNDFPFGAFSEYTLTDDYLAVSFIIEDDSSYYKINNQAPVIRPNIEVSNGYIHIVSRALTPITQTTYGWLAAHDGYELFKTAVDTTGLIGLLNINPKVDEETLPFTLFLEHDSIFYKRGIFSFTQLTNLISPGRTDYSNPLNPLYNWVAYHVLSENMFVDDFQGVSSNYSTYSDIPLSVDGMGIDIKINKGKEMFDTIVHSIGDTTFINYVGINYDASNVITQSGVIHFIDQILKQHPPSRALQTYEFFDRPTFTEYQTLPGTYLIEDSTLLNSITYSGSELNYIKYSEEDNPNGLWSTDCVQLDGDFTFNFKLPKIVQGNYTVYLQADFYSPNKENAVVEIFIDGKKVGGTIDLSSDPQVNASSTNPIGTKEVGTINFIKYDSHTLTVKSLIPGTFTGDFIRFEPK